The sequence AATTTGAAGTGCTGTTTAAGTTTCATGTTGTAATGTATATTTCAGGACTGATGGTTCAAACTTTTTGTTTCTGTTAAAGAAGTAGCAAACGCTCTCTTTCCGGGGATGTATTTGGGCTTCTATCAGCTACGACTTACGGTTTATTCACTGGTAACGAGCTTTCTCACTCGATAATGGAACGAGTTAGGGCCATAGTTATGTTAATTTCTTTGATGATATGATGCTGCAGTGCTGCTCAAGAAGTTTTCTGGTGAGGAAGGAGAGAGGGTCGACGTGCAGAAGCTGTTCGGTTATATTGGCCTATTCACACTCGTGGCTCTTTGGTGGCTTGGTACGTTGTAGCTTTAGGTATACGTCGGTACTATCCTCATGTGTTTTTACGTGCTGAATTCGTGTTCGTTGCAGTGTGGCCATTGACAGCTTTAGGTATAGAACCCAAATTCACCATTCCTCATTCTGCTAAGATGGATGAAGTTGTGATTGCTAATGGGCTCGTTGGGAGCGTTCTTTCGGACTATTTCTGGTACGAGCTCTCAACTTTGAAACGAAACACCAACCGCGTATAATCTTATGACTTGCTGTGGCTCGTCTCTAGGGCGTTATGTGTCGTCTGGACAACACCGCTGGTGGCCACCTTGGGCATGTCTCTCACCATCCCGCTCGCCATGGTGGCCGACATGATGATCCACGGGCGGCATTACTCCGCCATCTACATTCTTGGCTCGATTCAGGTAAACGAGCACACAAAAAACTCGTGTCAGACTGTCTGATGGGTCGAGATCCGTCCAACCTGATCTCGTGCATTGCAGGTGTTTGCAGGATTCGTGATAGCCAATCTTTCCGATAGACTCTCGAAGCTGCTGGGGTTGTAGCGTTTGCACGAGTACGAGAATCGGAGATGAAACCGGAGTGAATCGACTAACGAGGAATCGATGTTCCGGCGTCTGTATATTTGTCACCACCAACGTTGATCATGAAATGTTGTTTCATGTCTTTAACTTCATTCTTGATTTATTTGCCAttgattttggagaattttggatacACACATTCATTATATGTAGCCATTGTGTTGATAACTGACTTTGGCCTCAAAAGTTTTGCAATTTAATACTATTACTTTTTTGTTCTTAGATCTATCGTTATTAAATACTCCATCACGAAGGACTCGAACACAAAACCTTCGGTCTCAGATATTGAAATGTTGTGATGGATGTTTTGAGCAATATCAAAGTTATTTTTTGGAGATTGGGTTAAACTATGTGGTTTGATTTTTTAAATCTAACAAGTGTTATGGTTTTAATTAGAAAAgttgtattatatttttataaatagtttTCTCTTAATTATTATCTATGAAATTCACATCTAATACTATATTGTTAACATTATAAATGTATATTcttaaaaagaaattataaattataattaaaattttccccAATTTGAATAGATTGAAACTCCAAATCGACTGGAATATAAACTACTGCCAAACAGAAAACTGAATAGACTTCTCCGTATCGTCAAAACAAACacactctcctctctctctctctctctaacaattTCCATGGCAGCTCGTTACCTTTTGGTGTCTCTCTCTCTGATCTTACTTCTTCTGCCGTCGGCATTCGGGATCTCCAATAGGTGATCCTTCTCAACTTTTCGATTTAGTGGAAATTatgttgaactatttatttaatttattggaaTCGATCCATTCCGTTTGGGATTCCGATGCGGGGCCGATTTTCTTATCTTTCAGCGCTAATaggtttccttttttttatttttttgtaggaATTCTGAGGGCTATAGTATAAATGGTAAAGTTCGATTTCCAGGTATGCTTTCTTTTGCTACTGTTGTATCAAGGGTTTTAGACTTTCAGTTTATCCAAAAACATTATGGGGAATTTGGGATTGTGCTAAAAACTCAATTTGATGGATTGTAACTTTTTGTTTTTGGGTTCTACTATTGGGGATATATGTTTCAGGATGATGACTTAGTTGCAAAATCATGGAGTGTAGCTTACACTGGGTGATGTTGGGATTGGGAATTTGTTGTAACTTGAAATTATCTAAACAAGCTGAAAGATTAGATTTGAAAGTATTAGATTCTATGTCCTTTATAGGCGAATTCTCCATCATGTGCCTTTTATGCTGCTGAAAATTACAAGAAATCTGGAGTATTTGACTGTACTTTGAGATGCATGGTCGAAGCTAGCCAGTCGGCTAAGTTTTCCCAGTTGAAGTAAAGTGCTCAAAAAGATTCAATTGAAGTTTTATAATTCTAAATTGCAACAGTTAGATTCTTAGATTGTGCACTCTTTTAATTAATCTTAGATTGTAGTTTGGATCTGCTCAAAAAGGGGATTCTTTTTTGCAGTTCGGAAGATATTTTTGAGTTCTGTGAGACTTGATAAGAAATACTGAAGTATTCAGCTAGCACCTGATAAATGTGATACAAGCCAAAAGTTTTTAACTTTTAACTTTCTCATTTAAGGATGTCTAGCTTTAATATTATGACATTAGCCTAAATTTTCTAAGAAAACATTCATCATGAAAGAACACCCCATATCTGCCATGGTATAATCAAAAGCTACTATATGTTCTGGTTGACTGGTGAACTAACTTCGCATTTCCATGTCGGTATGTCCGATTTTTGCTCAACCAGGATTCAGTACGACAGGATTTGGTCTCCCCGCCAAGGTTTCAAATATCAAGATTATACTTAATGGTGGTGAAAAAGTTACCTTTGTGAGGCCTGATGGATATTTTTCATTGTATCCTACTATTTTGGTGATTTTGCTCGACATGATGCACTGAACTTGATCTCTAAGGTTTTTGGCATGCGTAaatgtagttatttttttccctttagcTTGCATCATTTTCTGTCCTGGAGACTGCATCAACCTTATTAGTTGCAAATGAAATCTAGAATTGCCAAATCTCCTGATTACTGACTTGAGCTAAACTATTTTTCTTACACATGATAACTGCTTGAATAATGAACCAAAAGTTTTTTCTTTAACCATTTTTCAAGTCATAACGTGCCAGCAGGAACTCATCTTATTGAAGTGGCCGCCGTTGGCTACTTCTTCTCTCCTGTAAGCCTTCTGATTCTCTTGTTCTTTGTTGGTTAATTACTGAATGAAAAGTAATCTTAGTTTCTTTGCTTCCAGGTCCGGGTTGATGTCAGCGCCAGACATGCTGGTAAGGTCCAGGCAGCTCTTACAGAGAACAGGAGATCGTTGAGTGAGCTGATCTTGGAGCCTATGGTAGAGGAACAGTACTTTGAGGTAACCTAGATCTGGGcctgtttttattattatttgctttGGGTAATTTATTCTGAAAAGTAACATTTTTAATCTCATAATTTTCAGATAAGAGAGCCATTCAACATACTGTCCGTGCTGAAAAGCCCAATGGGTCTGATGATTGGATTTATGGTGATTGTGATGTTTTTGATGCCCAAACTAGTGGGTAAGTTTGTTATTGAGCTATGTTTCCCGATTTCtttgaaattttcaatttaCACAATCCACTCTTCCAATCCATATTCTTCCTTCAGCTACTTTGCATCAGTTCATTTAGATTAAGCATCTGAGATTCGTCTATATAGTAAATAAACTCTTGAATACTTGTTTTCAAGGGAACTTATGTTATGCATTTTTAGTCGGTTCTTGCCCTAAATTTTACAATAATGATTTGTTCGCAGAAATCTCCACATATTGGTTCAAATTTTTTAAAGTAGAGGCATACTATTGAATCTACCATATATTGCTGTGATGCAACACTTTTTATACGGATTTTGTGGAAAGATGGCTTAGTTTTCCAAATTCtgatatcatcatcatcattaacCATATGCTTTTCAATAAATTTGGCGATTCAAAGATATGATGTTGTTGTGATTTTGGTGTCGCAGATCCAGAAGAGTTGAAACGAGCTCAAGAGGAAATGGGAAGCCAAGGCGGTGTTCCATCTCTTGCAAACTTGCTATCTGGAGCACAGAGGACGTAACTGACACATCTCAACGAACAAGTATGAAGACGTCTTGTGGGTGGAGAGAGGACTCAGGCAGAAATTCAAATAGCTATTTATAGGACCTTTTGTTTTCATTAGGAAGAAATTTTTGCTACATGTGAAGTTTCCCTTGTAACATACCGTTTCTTCGACTCAAAATTTATGCGTTTGAATCTGTAGGAATGCTTAACTTTGTGCTAGCAAAGACTCAAGGATTCATTCAATGGGACAAATGCATTTGCTTTGATAGTTCTGATggatttttctttattattagatcaaatgtctcattttGCCTTAAAGAAGTTAAAAATCGAGTCTTCAACATTTAATGAGAGATCCTGAAAGGAATGCTGAACTTTTTGCTAGGAAAGACTCGGGTATTCATTCAATGGGACAAATGCATTTGCTTTGATAGTTCTGATGGATTTTCTTTCAAGCTGCAtcccttaattaattattagatcAAAATATCTCATTTTGCCTTGAAAAGAAGTTAAAAATCGAGTCTTTTAACTTTTAATGAGAGATCATGTTAAATGAACCCAAGCTCACCTCAAATTTGACGTATTATCAGATATTCAGATCTCAAATCTCATGAAttccaaaaaaatacaaaattggtCGAATTGAATTTTGCTGGCTGATGAAGTAAACTAACAACTGGTTTTTCCTGCTCCAATCATAACCACAGCaaactcatctctctctctctctcactagtCTCCCGACAttcttctgttttttttttcctcttcatTTCTTCTCGTTTAAATGTTGGTTGATTTACCTCGATTGATCAAGAAATCTTGATAATTAATTCACTAGTGTTGGGGGAAAATGGAGGGCAGTTTACCAGTTACAAATGGGAAAGCAGAGAGGCGATCGAAatcgaagacggctcacagcaCCTCCAAATCTTCTCTTCTGATGGGTTTTCTCTCTTGCCTTGCGTGGCTCTACGTCGCCGGCCGGTAACCTTTTTTTCTCCTTTGTGATTGCTTCTACTGTTCTATTTTCTCactcttcttttattttttgggtttTTTGTCATCTCAGATTGTGGCAAGATGCACAGAACCGGACTTTGCTTGCTGGTTTATTGAAGAAGAATTCTGGTCAGGTTTGAATTTTCTGAATCTGAAACAAAAATTTCCCTTTATTATTAGGTTATAAAGAAAATGTGTTTGATTTTGGGAGCTGGGAGTTGTGAAATGGTACGATTTGAGATGCTACTAATATGAAATGGATGCTCTTTCTCTTCCATTGTTGGTTATGATATGAACTGATTTTGAAATGTGGGTGAATGAGACAACACTATATAATGTGAATGGATGAAATATGGCGGTGTAAAGGCCGGTCTTTTGGTATCAGCGCTGTGAAAAAGGCAGAGAACGTGACATATACGACACAAGAAAGACTACCCTCGTGGTGTTGTTGAAGAATATGTGTTTTAGCAATCTTGTGCAATGTGTGCTGTTTAGCTGATTAGAGTAATTCCACATGTCACTGAATGAGACACTACCTAATGTGAATGGATGAAATATGGCGGTGTAAAGGCCGGTCTTTTGGTGTCAACGCTATGAAAAGGGCAGAGAGCGTGTCATATATGACACGAGAAAGACTATCCACGTGGTGTTATTGAAGAATATGTGTTTTAGCAATCTTGTGCAATGTGTGCTGATTAGATGATTAGAGTAATTCCACATGTCACTGAATTTGTATCATTTTGTTGGCAGCGGCCTAAGGTGCTTACCATGGAAGACAAACTGACGGTCCTTGGATGCAAGTATGTATTTTCGTGGCTACATTTAGCTTTTCTGTTGGGATGTTAAGCGTATCCACACTCAGTATTGATAAACATGTATAGGGGGTTGGAGAGGAGGATAGCCGATGCTGAGATGGAATTGACATTAGCAAAGAGCCAAGGATATCTAAAGAACCAGCTGCAGCAAAGTGGAGCTTCTTCTGGTAAAAAGTTACTTGCTGTTATTGGAGTTTATACTGGTTTTGGTGGCCGGTTGCGACGCAACATCATCAGGGGGTCTTGGATGTCACGGGGtatgttcttttttcttttttcctttttcctttctttttctgaCTGAGTGCTTGATCTGAAACTCATGACACCAATTGCTTTAACTGGTGATTGCAGCTGATTCTCTAAAGAATCTGGAAGAAAGAGGAATCGTTGCGCGATTTGTGATTGGAAGGAGGTTAACCACTCACCTCCGGACTTCGTTTCTGAAGCAAATCTGCTGATAGTTGCACTAGATCTTCATCTATTTATAAACTAGAAGTTGAATATTGTCAGTTGCTTGGATTTGCAGCCCAAACCGCGGTGATAGCTTGGACCGCAGTATTGCAGAGGAAAATCGTGTAAAGGAAGACTTTCTGATACTTGTAAGCCATCCGAATACCATGTCAGTTTAGTAGATTCTCAAGTCTCGGAATGCTCATGATTTTCTTATTCCTTTTGTCTGGTATATGTCTTCATCATGCCTGCGAAACCGACATGAAAAAATGTTGTTCATGCCATTTACTGCTCATGAATAGCAGAATGACAATACACCTTGCATTTTAATGTCAAGTGATTTTTGTAAAAGTTACACGAGATCTCCATTTAGTTATTTCTGAGCTCGTATGCGTGTTTTCTATGTATTAAATGGATTCAAGTGTAAAACAAATTAGTGTTTTGCTAGGATCATCACGAGGAGGCCCAGGAAGAAATGCCCAAGAAAGTGAAATTCTTCTTCAGTGCAGCAGTCCAGATGTGGGATGCAGACTTTTACATAAAAGTTGACGACAACGTTGATCTCAATTTCGGTAAATCTGGAAATCCTGCTTTGATGTTTCTATATCTAATTTCATGAGCTAATAATGATTCTATCTTATCTCTCATCTTGGCAGATGGTCTTAATGAACTTCTCCGAAGCCATCGTGATAAAGAAAGTGCTTATATTGGTTGCATGAAGTCTGGAGACGTCGTAGTGGAAGAGTAACGCTCCCTATCTTGATTGGTTTACATAGAAGtttcatatttatataaatatggtTTATTTTGCAGGGGGAAGACGTGGTACGAACCCGAATGGTGGAAATTTGGTGATCAGAAATCGTAAGTGTATATTCAAGAATTGGTATCTGCTAAGTAAACCTTCAGATGTATGAGTTTAATCTCAGAGCCATTGCATTTTCCTTTCGAATTTCCACTAAGATAACGTCGTCAACAGATACTTCCGCCACGCAGCTGGTTCTATCTTCGTGCTCTCGAAAAATTTGGCGCAGTACGTGCATATTAACAGGTTTGTGTCCATTCTTGACAGAGAACACAGATTTATTTGTAGACATTTTCGTTAGCGTTAATGATCTCTTGGTGTGCAGTGCATCCTTGAAGGCCTATGCTCACGACGATGTTTCAGTGGGGTCGTGGATGATGGGTGTTAACACGACGTACATAGATGACACCCGCCTGTGCTGTAGCTACTCGGGGCAAGGTAACGTGTTGTTGGCATATGTCGTGTGTCGTAGTTCCATCATTTTGCATCGCGTTTAACATTTcgtattgttgttgttgttgttgttccgTGGTGGTGCAGACAAGTTCTGCTCCTTGGGTTGAGAATGGTTTAGGGcgccgcggcggcggcggcgttttTTGTTCTGAACTGGAGGAGTTGCAGAGCGGCATTAGTTAGCTAGATCACTcaattctttttcttctctttcttttttttactgATAAATTGGCATTACTTATTATAGAGGAATGCTTTTTTCTTCTTGTAATTGCTACTTCACATCTTATTTTAGCATTCTGCTTAGTTCTTCAAGGCTCTCTCTCTATATCTCTCTTATTCACACTGTTAAAGAGAAAATAGAAGTCTTTTCCTTCAAGAATAATTAGATTAGATAGAAGTAGAACTCGTGCCTTGTAAGTTGTAACTTGAAATCGCAagaccaattttttttattttatttttttcaacgTAACGTGGAATCTGATTAATCTCACTTTCAACTATTGCATAATGTGAGAACTCTCGACGGGTTTTCGGAAAAATTCAATCTTTTTCCCTTTGAAGCCATCGAAAAATTGAATCTTGGACCtaaataatcaatttttatagaagaaactgtttttttttttttttgtgtcgCAAAATGTGGATAAGCTTTATATATGGGAAACTAACTAATTAACAAACGCTCAAAACTTCTCTCTCACACACTACACTACACAATTTTCTGAACCCAACTGAAAGtctaaaagagagagagagagagagctatgGCGACGATACTGAGATGGTACAAACCCTTGTTTCCGCTCCGCCACCGCAAACCTCTGGCATTCGCGTCGAAATCTTTCCATTGGAAGAGCAAATTCCGCCTTCGCAGCACAATCAATTGCAGCTACAACAAGTATCAATCCTTGAATACCTGCTGTGAGGAAAAAATCGATAACAAAAATCGCGATGGTAACTCGCGGGAAGCGAAGAAAGAAGTCTGGCTGTACAATACGATGAGCAAGCAACGAGAGCTGTTTAAGCCCAAGGTGGAAGGCAGAGTAGGAATGTACGTTTGCGGCGTCACCGCCTATGATCTCAGCCACATTGGCCATGCCCGCGTTTACGTTGCTTTTGATGTGCTCTACAGGTACAttctcctctccctctctctccctctcataATTAGGGTTTATTTTTGTGAAGCTCTGaactttattttgaaattagGCAGATACCTTAAGCACTTGGGCTATGAGGTTAACTACGTCCGCAATTTCACTGATGTTGATGACAAGGTCTGCAGTTAAGCCCTAATTTTAAGCTGTTACTTTAGTGGAAATATTTGCAGATGCTCACTGGGATCAGTTTCATATATGAGTTGTTGTGGGGATAGGTTAACTTAATGCTGTTGCTTATAAATGGCATCTACTTGGTTACAAATTTATGACAGGATAGCTGAGTGTCCCCGTTTTCGAATTCTGTAGATTATTGCCAGAGCAAATGAATTGGGTGAAGATCCAATTAGTTTGAGCAGAAGATACTGTGAGGAATTTCATCATGACATGGCATGCCTGAACTGCCTTCCTCCTTCAGTGGAACCTCGCGTCTCTGATCACATACCGCAGATTATTGCTATGATTAGACAGGTACTCGGCTGACCATTCATTCGTGTTCGTTTTTCTGTAAAGAAACTCAGCTCTGTTTCTTCACTGTGATAGATACTGGATAATGAATGTGCATACGCAATTGATGGCGACGTGTACTTCTCCATAGACAAATTCCCTGAGTATGGTCGATTATCTGGACGTAAATTGGAAGATAACAGGGCTGGACAACGTGTTGCTGTGGACTCTAGGAAGAGAAACACAGCTGACTTTGCATTATGGAAGGTGAAATCCATTTTATCAAAGTGTTCTGTGCTTATATGTGTTTTATGGAAGATTTGATCCAAATGGGGACGAGTTTTTGGGGATTTcgagaatatttttttttatcgagGTTTGAGGAGGCATCATTCGCTTATTCTGCAGGCAGCAAAGGAGGGAGAACCTTTCTGGGAGAGTCCATGGGGTCCTGGAAGGCCGGGATGGCATATCGAGTGCAGTGCTATGAGTGCTGCTTATTTAGGTTATTCTTTCGACATACATGGTGGTGGAATGGATCTTATTTTTCCTCATCACGAGAATGAGATTGCACAAAGCTGTGCTGCCTGCCGTGAAAGCAGTGTAAGCTATTGGATCCATAATGGATTTGTGACCATCGATTCTGAGAAGATGTCGAAATCTCTTGGCAACTTTTTCACCATTAGACAGGTACAAGGACAAGGGCTCTTTACTCTCACAGTCTGCATACGTTCGATATCTACTAGTAGTTGTTTATTGTACTAGTATATCATAACTCCATTGATAAGTTTTTATTACTTCTAATTTTAGTAGTCGAATTAATTTTCAGGTACTAGAACTTTATCATCCACTCGCTCTGAGGCTTTTCCTTATGGGAACTCACTATCGTTCCCTCTATTAATTACTCGGATCTACTGCTTGAAAGTGCATCAGACCGTGTTTTCTATATCTATCAGGTAGGTATCGCAAGCATTCAACTCATGATTAGACATGGATTCTGTACATATATATCCCTTCTCTTTCCTGAGGTCGTCGGATTCTCATTGATGTGAGTTTTTTCGGATGCAGACATTACATGATTGTGTGAGTATCACGGCCCAGCACGAAGAGGCTGATCTGAAGGATTCAATTCCATCAGAAATTGCAACGTGCATCAACAAATTTGCAGGACGAGTGTTCGATATCAATGACAGATGATCTACATACTTCTGTGGCTTTAGCTGCAATCTCCGAACCATTGAAAACCATGAATGATCTTTTACATACCCGAAAGGTACTTTGCACTGCAGTCAGAGCAAGCAATTGATAATCGTGGTTGCAATTCAATTCCAAGTCCTAATAATTTTTTCTCTCCGATTTGTAATAAGTTAATGGAGCATCAATAGTGAAAATGATACTTCTTTTGATTTCTGAACATCCTTCTCCTATATGATCTTGGGTGTTTCGTGCAGGGAAAGAAGCAACAACTGAGAATTGAGTCACTTGCTGCTTTGGAAAAGACGGTTAGAGATATTCTTGCTATTTTGGGGCTTTTGCCAGGATAGTTATTCTGaggtaaaataaattattctcgGTCTGCGTTTGATGAATGTGAACTCGTCACTGTTTTCTCAGAAGTTTGTAATTTTGGTCAGAGAAAGTAGTAAAAGGTACAGAAATTGTGAACTAATATTGTTTGAAGCTTAATCACTAAAACAAACTCAAGAACCAATTTGCAAATGGTGTTTGAGATATATGTCAAAATGTATGATATCCGTGTGATCATCTCGAGATTTGCCTAGTAAATTTTTCTTGCGGTTTACTATGCAGGCATTGGAGCAGCTGAAGGATTACGCTCTGAGGCGTGCAAAGTTGACAGAAGATCATGTTTTGCAcaagattgaagaaagaaatgcTGCAagagaaaataaagaatatGAAAAATCGGATGCAATTCGAAAAGAATTGGCAAGTGCAGGCATTGCACTCATGGACAGCCCAGAAGGCACAACTTGGAGACCAGCTATGCCTCTGGCATTGCAAGACCAATAGTTTTTCTCAATCGAGCATCCGTTTTGGAAATTATTGTCGTCTATATAGCATAGCACGAAACAGCTTCTGTCCAGGTACTTTTCACCTATGATTCTGTAACTGGAATTTTGATTCTCCGTCAATTTTATTGCTTATTACTCTGTAGGAAACTACATTTACTTATTGATACAGATTACATTCGAAATCTATATATGTTGGCTATGGTTATTTGCAAGCGGGGAGGCTGATGGGTATCCGAGCAAATAGTATGGAGTAGGGAGCAACAGTTATAGGTAGTGAGGAGTCTACTCTTCTAGGATTTAATGGAGGTATTTGCCCTGATGAATTTAGTTGCAGTATTTCCCCATTTAGAAGCATTGTTCTGCTATGCAAGTCTCCATCTTTTGCAGTTAGATGGTATTCTTCTCTGTATCTGACTGCCTTTCGTGTTAGTCGAGCAGGCTGCTCAAGCGTCAGCTTCTCGTTTGacacaccaccattttcaacaGAAACCCCAACTTCAACTGTAGTAGTGTTGTCCAGATTGATCAGTAGTAATATGATTCCATTCTGTAGAATTTGCCAAAACACACTGTGAGTTTACTTAGACGAGAGCTTCTATTTCAAAATGACGTTGCATCTTACCCTATTCTTGGAACAATGAGCATAGGTGCGGATCTTGCTCGTCCCGTTGAAGTTTGTTGACAGAACTCGCCTTCCCATGAGACGATGCCAAAGAAGTGCACTACACATATTCAAAAAAAGGGATTAGGACAGCACGGGGGAGGGGAGAGTCTTGTGTGAGACAGTCGGATGAACCACCTATAGTAATCGGGGTTGGGAACATAGGTGTTGGTGTCGATTAGACCGTAGTTCCCGCCAATGAAGGACTGTCTGCAGTATGTCTTGGTATCATAGGTAGCAGACATCCCCATCTGATCCAGATACCTTTTCACAATACATGCTTACTTATAGTTAAACttccatttcatttcatttcaatCACTCCAAATATTCATCAGAAATTTACCAGAAACTAAACAC comes from Salvia miltiorrhiza cultivar Shanhuang (shh) chromosome 3, IMPLAD_Smil_shh, whole genome shotgun sequence and encodes:
- the LOC131015574 gene encoding ER membrane protein complex subunit 7 homolog yields the protein MAARYLLVSLSLILLLLPSAFGISNRNSEGYSINGKVRFPGFSTTGFGLPAKVSNIKIILNGGEKVTFVRPDGYFSFHNVPAGTHLIEVAAVGYFFSPVRVDVSARHAGKVQAALTENRRSLSELILEPMVEEQYFEIREPFNILSVLKSPMGLMIGFMVIVMFLMPKLVDPEELKRAQEEMGSQGGVPSLANLLSGAQRT
- the LOC131015573 gene encoding hydroxyproline O-galactosyltransferase HPGT3-like isoform X1 — encoded protein: MEGSLPVTNGKAERRSKSKTAHSTSKSSLLMGFLSCLAWLYVAGRLWQDAQNRTLLAGLLKKNSGQRPKVLTMEDKLTVLGCKGLERRIADAEMELTLAKSQGYLKNQLQQSGASSGKKLLAVIGVYTGFGGRLRRNIIRGSWMSRADSLKNLEERGIVARFVIGRSPNRGDSLDRSIAEENRVKEDFLILDHHEEAQEEMPKKVKFFFSAAVQMWDADFYIKVDDNVDLNFDGLNELLRSHRDKESAYIGCMKSGDVVVEEGKTWYEPEWWKFGDQKSYFRHAAGSIFVLSKNLAQYVHINSASLKAYAHDDVSVGSWMMGVNTTYIDDTRLCCSYSGQDKFCSLG
- the LOC131015573 gene encoding hydroxyproline O-galactosyltransferase HPGT3-like isoform X2, with the translated sequence MEDKLTVLGCKGLERRIADAEMELTLAKSQGYLKNQLQQSGASSGKKLLAVIGVYTGFGGRLRRNIIRGSWMSRADSLKNLEERGIVARFVIGRSPNRGDSLDRSIAEENRVKEDFLILDHHEEAQEEMPKKVKFFFSAAVQMWDADFYIKVDDNVDLNFDGLNELLRSHRDKESAYIGCMKSGDVVVEEGKTWYEPEWWKFGDQKSYFRHAAGSIFVLSKNLAQYVHINSASLKAYAHDDVSVGSWMMGVNTTYIDDTRLCCSYSGQDKFCSLG
- the LOC131015566 gene encoding LOW QUALITY PROTEIN: cysteine--tRNA ligase, chloroplastic/mitochondrial-like (The sequence of the model RefSeq protein was modified relative to this genomic sequence to represent the inferred CDS: deleted 3 bases in 3 codons), whose amino-acid sequence is MATILRWYKPLFPLRHRKPLAFASKSFHWKSKFRLRSTINCSYNKYQSLNTCCEEKIDNKNRDGNSREAKKEVWLYNTMSKQRELFKPKVEGRVGMYVCGVTAYDLSHIGHARVYVAFDVLYRYLKHLGYEVNYVRNFTDVDDKIIARANELGEDPISLSRRYCEEFHHDMACLNCLPPSVEPRVSDHIPQIIAMIRQILDNECAYAIDGDVYFSIDKFPEYGRLSGRKLEDNRAGQRVAVDSRKRNTADFALWKAAKEGEPFWESPWGPGRPGWHIECSAMSAAYLGYSFDIHGGGMDLIFPHHENEIAQSCAACRESSVSYWIHNGFVTIDSEKMSKSLGNFFTIRQVLELYHPLALRLFLMGTHYRSSINYSDLLLESASDRVFYIYQTLHDCVSITAQHEEADLKDSIPSEIATCINKFQDECSISMTDDLHTSVALAAISEPLKTMNDLLHTRKGKKQQLRIESLAALEKTVRDILAILGLLPDSYSEALEQLKDYALRRAKLTEDHVLHKIEERNAARENKEYEKSDAIRKELASAGIALMDSPEGTTWRPAMPLALQDQ